A region from the Drosophila ananassae strain 14024-0371.13 chromosome 2L, ASM1763931v2, whole genome shotgun sequence genome encodes:
- the LOC6501657 gene encoding unconventional myosin-Ia isoform X2 — protein MEQEIGTWDSVLLENLSEDSFINNIHQRYKRDHIYTYIGTSVVALNPYHHISEHSLDNVRNYGDKGIFQLPPHIYGLTNLAYQSLKDQSEDQCVLLTGESGAGKTETFKMIVNFLTHIQEQSHCPSTPNVLRKQSSTSSATGAVLHSHRRASSSCSGTANFIICKNRAENPIPNTTISRRQSPSPGPSQRSRTQEESIERQSRRQMREKIVDFDFSHHKSSENISTLLESHAHHLHPTKSCFKHQQTQVPPAKGSPKYAAYGGCRQCGHSKCVRAQSLEKEDRAELRGSNSRLSTITSNHPAHLQRGSCSNLMRQHSTESQPERERDRNSLMGSTQRISLYDAHKLSKVLGDLPPPPPVQPSSVSPTPSGTSSLHRRHKSPSQRLRECVTCADVFLEAMGNACTLKNNNSSRYGKLFDIEIDFKGDPMGVHITHYMLEKTRITDTTIGERNFHIFYQLLLGADLQLLKSLKLFRNVEKYELLRNTTAMEEDRMNFHYTKRSLDVLGLSCDEISSIFRVIAVVLKLGNFIFVPVTNIDGTEGCQVSNVYEVQETAQLLNLEAQVLINCLTRANSSNSAQEDVGSEMDARQAASNRNTLCRTLYSRLFTWLVNKINESLKSTQREKNLALLDFYGFEVLDHNSFEQFAINYSAEKIHQNFVFHVLRSEQELYIREGLEWSRIDYFDNESICELIDKPSYGILSLINESHLNSNESLLLRVQQCCAGHPNFMTSGSNSMCFQIRHFANVVNYSIHRFLEKNTDMLPKYVSAAFYQSKLSLVQSLFPEGNPRRQATKKPSTLSSNIRTQLQTLLAIVKHRRSHYVFCIKPNEGKQSHQFDLALVQHQVRYMSLMPLVHLCRTGHCYHLLHVKFFHRYKLLNSLTWPHFHGGSQVEGIALIIRNLPLPSAEFTIGTKNVFVRSPRTVYELEQFRRLRISELAVLIQKMFRMYHAKKRYQRMRQSQMIISSAWRTWRAREEYRSLKYKRQVKWAIDVIARYYRQWKIRQFLLTIPLRLPPNTLSPLSVEWPVAPSFLADASRQLRAIYHRWKCYIYRNSFDQTARNRMREKVTASIIFKDRKASYARSVGHPFVGDYVRLRHNQQWKKVCAETNDQYVVFADIINKIARSSGKFVPILLVLSTSSLLLLDQRTLQIKYRVPASEIYRMSLSPYLDDIAVFHVKASEFGRKKGDFVFQTSHVIEIVTKMFLVIQNATGKPPEIHISTEFEANFGQQTVIFSFKYGGMSDLAQGPPKVTRKANRMEIIV, from the exons ATGGAGCAGGAAATCGGCACCTGGGACTCAGTCCTGCTGGAGAACCTGTCCGAGGATAGCTTCATAAACAACATCCATCAGCGTTACAAGCGCGATCACATTTAT ACCTACATTGGAACTTCTGTTGTGGCTCTGAATCCATATCATCACATATCTGAGCATTCGCTGGACAATGTCCGAAACTATGGCGACAAAGGCATTTTTCAGCTGCCGCCACACAT CTATGGACTTACAAACCTGGCCTACCAGTCGCTCAAGGACCAGAGCGAGGACCAGTGTGTGCTTCTCACGGGTGAAAGCGGAGCGGGAAAAACTGAGACCTTCAAAATGATTGTGAATTTTCTAACCCACATCCAGGAGCAATCGCACTGTCCGTCTACCCCGAACGTTTTGCGCAAGCAGTCCTCCACAAGTTCGGCCACAGGAGCAGTCTTGCACAGTCACAGGCGCGCATCCAGCAGCTGTTCGGGCACTGCCAATTTTATTATCTGTAAGAATCGTGCGGAAAATCCGATTCCAAACACCACGATTTCGAGGCGTCAAAGCCCATCGCCAGGACCATCCCAGCGTTCCAGAACGCAGGAGGAGAGTATCGAGCGCCAGAGCAGACGTCAAATGCGCGAGAAGATAGTGGATTTTGACTTCTCGCACCACAAGAGCAGTGAGAACATAAGCACCTTGCTCGAATCGCACGCCCACCACTTGCATCCGACCAAGTCGTGCTTCAAGCACCAGCAAACACAAGTTCCGCCCGCAAAGGGATCACCCAAATATGCTGCCTACGGAGGCTGTCGCCAGTGTGGTCATAGCAAATGCGTCCGTGCCCAGAGTTTGGAGAAGGAGGATCGGGCGGAGCTGCGTGGCAGCAACAGCCGCCTGTCAACCATCACAAGCAATCACCCTGCCCATCTGCAACGCGGCAGCTGCTCCAACTTAATGCGCCAGCATTCTACGGAAAGTCAACCGGAACGGGAAAGGGATCGAAACTCGCTGATGGGTTCCACGCAGCGCATCTCCCTCTACGATGCACACAAGCTGAGCAAGGTGCTAGGTGATCTGCCGCCCCCGCCGCCGGTGCAGCCCAGCTCCGTTTCGCCTACGCCTTCTGGTACCTCCTCTCTCCACCGGCGGCACAAGTCACCCTCGCAGCGGTTGCGCGAGTGTGTCACCTGCGCAGATGTATTCCTGGAGGCCATGGGCAATGCATGTACgctaaaaaacaacaactccAGCCGATAT ggaAAACTGTTTGATATTGAAATCGATTTTAAGGGCGATCCGATGGGAGTGCACATAACTCACT ACATGCTGGAAAAG ACCCGTATTACGGATACCACCATCGGAGAGCGAAACTTTCACATCTTTTACCAATTACTATTGGGGGCTGATCTCCAGTTGCTAA AATCGCTCAAGCTCTTTCGGAATGTGGAAAAGTATGAACTACTTCGTAATACAACTGCCATGGAAGAAGATCGAATGAATTTTCATTATACAAAA cGTTCTTTGGACGTGCTTGGCCTAAGCTGTGATGAGATCAGCTCGATTTTCCGGGTGATTGCTGTGGTGCTGAAGTTGGgaaactttatttttgtgcctgTTACCAACATTGATGGAACGGAGGGTTGTCAAGTATCGAATGTTTATG AGGTCCAAGAGACAGCGCAGCTTCTTAACTTGGAGGCCCAAGTCTTAATCAATTGCCTGACTCGGGCCAACAGTTCGAACAGTGCTCAAGAGGATGTGGGCAGCGAAATGGATGCCCGGCAAGCGGCCAGCAATCGAAACACTTTGTGCCGCACACTCTACAGCCGCCTCTTCACCTGGCTGGTGAATAAAATCAATGAATCATTAAAGTCGACGCAGCGTGAAAAAAACTTGGCCTTACTAGATTTCTATGGATTCGAAGTACTGGATCACAACTCTTTTGAGCAGTTTGCCATCAACTACAGTGCCGAAAAAATTCATCAG aactttGTTTTTCATGTGCTGCGATCTGAGCAAGAGCTGTACATTCGTGAAGGCTTGGAATGGTCGCGGATTGACTATTTTGACAACGAGTCCATATGCGAGCTGATTGACAAGCCGAGTTACGGCATCCTGAGCCTGATAAACGAATCCCATCTAAATAGCAATGAGTCCTTATTGCTACGAGTGCAACAATGCTGTGCAGGACATCCAAACTTCATGACAAGTGGTAGCAATTCCATGTGTTTTCA AATTCGTCACTTTGCCAATGTGGTCAACTACTCGATACATCGATTTCTGGAGAAAAACACAGACATGCTGCCGAAGTACGTTAGTGCTGCCTTTTACCAGAGCAAACTGTCATTGGTGCAGAGTTTATTTCCTGAAGGAAACCCTCGAAGACAGGCCACCAAAAAGCCCAGCACGTTGAGCTCAAACATTCGTACACAGCTGCAGACATTGTTGGCCATTGTGAAGCATCGACGCTCCCACTACGTATTCTGCATTAAGCCGAACGAAGGCAAACAGTCGCACCAGTTCGATCTGGCATTGGTCCAGCACCAAGTGCGCTACATGTCACTGATGCCATTGGTACATCTCTGTCGAACGGGACACTGTTATCACCTGTTGCACGTGAAGTTTTTTCATCGCTACAAGCTGCTCAACAGTTTGACCTGGCCTCACTTCCACGGCGGCAGTCAGGTGGAGGGCATCGCATTGATCATCCGCAATCTTCCACTGCCCTCCGCCGAGTTCACCATCGGCACCAAAAATGTGTTCGTCCGTAGTCCGCGCACCGTCTATGAGCTGGAACAGTTCCGACGCCTACGAATCAGCGAGCTGGCCGTGCTCATCCAAAAGATGTTCCGCATGTACCACGCCAAAAAGCGATATCAGAGGATGCGGCAAAGCCAGATGATTATCTCCAGTGCTTGGCGGACGTGGAGG GCGCGCGAGGAGTATCGCTCACTGAAGTACAAACGCCAGGTCAAATGGGCCATCGATGTGATAGCTCGGTACTATCGCCAGTGGAAAATCCGGCAGTTTCTCCTCACGATTCCCCTACGGCTGCCCCCCAATACACTCAGTCCGCTCTCCGTGGAGTGGCCAGTAGCACCTTCTTTCCTCGCAGATGCATCGCGTCAGCTTCGGGCCATCTACCATCGCTGGAAGTGCTACATATACCGCAACTCTTTCGACCAAACAGCGCGCAATCGGATGCGCGAAAAGGTGACTGCCAGCATCATTTTCAAGGATCGGAAGGCTTCCTATGCCAGAAG TGTTGGCCACCCTTTCGTGGGAGACTATGTCCGTCTGCGCCACAATCAACAGTGGAAGAAAGTGTGCGCTGAGACCAATGATCAGTACGTAGTCTTCGCTGACATCATCAACAAAATAGCCCGATCGAGTGGCAAG tttgTGCCTATTCTATTGGTACTTTCCACATcgtcgctgttgctgttggatCAGCGAACGCTTCAGATCAAGTACAGAGTGCCTGCCTCGGAGATATACCGGATGTCTTTGAGCCCCTATTTGGATGACATAGCTGTGTTCCATGTGAAGGCG TCTGAGTTTGGGCGCAAGAAGGGCGACTTTGTGTTTCAAACCAGCCATGTCATCGAGATTGTGACCAAAATGTTTCTGGTCATACAGAACGCCACCGGTAAACCGCCGGAGATACACATAAGCACAGA ATTTGAAGCTAATTTTGGCCAACAGACTGTCATCTTCTCGTTCAAATACGGCGGCATGTCGGACTTAGCACAAGGCCCACCTAAGGTCACGCGCAAGGCGAACCGCATGGAGATAATTGTGTGA
- the LOC6498906 gene encoding 4-coumarate--CoA ligase 1 — protein sequence MTSTLLPGNIVYGGPVTAREAQDYRSLGQFVLDKYKSFGEQTVLVDAVNGVEYSASFMHKSIVRLAYILQKLGVKNNDVVGLSSENSVDFALAMFAGFAVGATVAPLNVTYSDREVDHAINLSKPKIIFASKITIDRVAKVASKNKFVKGIIAISGSSKNFKNIYSLRELMDNVKFQTKPDFTSPVANKNEDVALIVCSSGTTGLPKGVQLTQMNLLATLDSQIQPTMIPMEEVTLLTVIPWFHAFGCLTLITTACMGARLVYLPKFEENLFLSAIEKYRVMMAFMVPPLMVFLAKHPIVDKYDLSSLMVLLCGAAPLSRETEDQIKERIGVPFIRQGYGLSESTLSVLVQNDEFCKPGSVGVLKVGIYAKVIDPDTGKLLGPNERGELCFKGDGIMKGYIGDTKSTQTAIKDGWLHTGDIGYFDDDFEFFIVDRIKELIKYKGFQVPPAEIEALLLTHDKIKDAAVIGKPDEEAGELPLAFVVKQANVQLTENDVIQFVNEHASPAKRLRGGVIFVDEIPKNPSGKILRRILREMLKKKPKSKL from the exons ATGACTTCCACATTACTGCCAGGAAACATCGTTTATGGTGGTCCTGTAACCGCCAGGGAAGCACAGGACTACCGATCCCTGGGCCAGTTTGTCCTGGACAAGTACAAGAGCTTCGGAGAACAAACGGTTCTGGTGGATGCCGTCAACGGAGTGGAGTATTCGGCTAGTTTCATGCATAAGTCCATTGTCCGGCTTGCCTACATCCTCCAAAAACTGGGCGTGAAGAACAACGATGTCGTTGGATTGTCCAGCGAGAACAGCGTCGACTTCGCTCTGGCCATGTTTGCTGGCTTTGCCGTTGGGGCCACAGTAGCTCCCCTCAATGTCACCTACTCCGATCGTGAGGTGGATCACGCCATCAATCTGTCGAAGCCGAAGATCATCTTTGCCTCCAAGATCACCATCGACCGGGTAGCCAAAGTGGCAAGCAAGAATAAGTTTGTCAAGGGCATCATCGCCATCAGTGGCAGTTCCAAGAACTTCAAGAACATCTATAGTCTCAGGGAGCTAATGGACAATGTCAAGTTCCAGACAAAGCCCGACTTTACATCTCCGGTGGCAAACAAGAACGAAGATGTGGCCCTAATCGTGTGCTCCTCGGGAACCACAGGATTGCCCAAAGGTGTGCAACTCACGCAGATGAATCTGCTTGCCACCCTTGACTCACAAAT CCAACCCACCATGATTCCCATGGAAGAAGTTACTCTGCTGACAGTGATTCCCTGGTTCCATGCCTTTGGCTGCCTTACGCTCATCACCACCGCCTGCATGGGCGCCCGACTTGTGTACCTGCCTAAGTTCGAAGAGAATCTGTTCCTGTCGGCTATCGAAAAGTACCGTGTAATGATGGCCTTCATGGTGCCCCCGCTAATGGTCTTCCTCGCCAAGCATCCGATCGTGGACAAGTACGATCTATCCTCACTGATGGTCCTTCTCTGCGGAGCAGCTCCCCTCAGTCGCGAGACAGAGGACCAAATCAAGGAGCGTATTGGAGTTCCCTTCATCCGCCAGGGTTACGGTCTCAGCGAATCCACCCTCAGCGTGTTGGTACAGAACGACGAATTCTGCAAGCCGGGTAGTGTGGGCGTTCTGAAGGTTGGTATCTATGCCAAGGTCATCGATCCCGACACCGGAAAACTACTTGGACCTAACGAACGCGGCGAGCTGTGCTTCAAGGGCGATGGCATCATGAAGGGCTACATCGGAGACACCAAATCCACGCAGACTGCCATAAAAGATGGATGGCTGCACACCGGTGATATTGGATACTTTGATGATGATTTCGAGTTCTTCATAGTGGACCGAATCAAGGAGCTGATCAAGTACAAGGGCTTCCAGGTTCCGCCCGCAGAGATTGAGGCCTTGTTGCTCACCCACGACAAGATCAAGGATGCGGCGGTTATCGGAAAGCCGGACGAGGAAGCTGGCGAGCTACCCTTGGCGTTCGTGGTGAAACAAGCCAATGTCCAGCTTACCGAAAACGATGTCATCCAGTTTGTCAACGAACACGCTTCGCCAGCCAAAAGGCTGCGCGGTGGAGTGATTTTCGTAGATGAGATTCCAAAGAACCCCAGTGGCAAAATCTTGCGTCGCATTCTGCGAGAGATGCTAAAGAAAAAACCAAAGTCCAAATTGTAA
- the LOC6501657 gene encoding unconventional myosin-Ib isoform X1 — protein MEQEIGTWDSVLLENLSEDSFINNIHQRYKRDHIYTYIGTSVVALNPYHHISEHSLDNVRNYGDKGIFQLPPHIYGLTNLAYQSLKDQSEDQCVLLTGESGAGKTETFKMIVNFLTHIQEQSHCPSTPNVLRKQSSTSSATGAVLHSHRRASSSCSGTANFIICKNRAENPIPNTTISRRQSPSPGPSQRSRTQEESIERQSRRQMREKIVDFDFSHHKSSENISTLLESHAHHLHPTKSCFKHQQTQVPPAKGSPKYAAYGGCRQCGHSKCVRAQSLEKEDRAELRGSNSRLSTITSNHPAHLQRGSCSNLMRQHSTESQPERERDRNSLMGSTQRISLYDAHKLSKVLGDLPPPPPVQPSSVSPTPSGTSSLHRRHKSPSQRLRECVTCADVFLEAMGNACTLKNNNSSRYGKLFDIEIDFKGDPMGVHITHYMLEKTRITDTTIGERNFHIFYQLLLGADLQLLKSLKLFRNVEKYELLRNTTAMEEDRMNFHYTKRSLDVLGLSCDEISSIFRVIAVVLKLGNFIFVPVTNIDGTEGCQVSNVYEVQETAQLLNLEAQVLINCLTRANSSNSAQEDVGSEMDARQAASNRNTLCRTLYSRLFTWLVNKINESLKSTQREKNLALLDFYGFEVLDHNSFEQFAINYSAEKIHQNFVFHVLRSEQELYIREGLEWSRIDYFDNESICELIDKPSYGILSLINESHLNSNESLLLRVQQCCAGHPNFMTSGSNSMCFQIRHFANVVNYSIHRFLEKNTDMLPKYVSAAFYQSKLSLVQSLFPEGNPRRQATKKPSTLSSNIRTQLQTLLAIVKHRRSHYVFCIKPNEGKQSHQFDLALVQHQVRYMSLMPLVHLCRTGHCYHLLHVKFFHRYKLLNSLTWPHFHGGSQVEGIALIIRNLPLPSAEFTIGTKNVFVRSPRTVYELEQFRRLRISELAVLIQKMFRMYHAKKRYQRMRQSQMIISSAWRTWRECRFGIPFTGRRHLWSLYRVAREEYRSLKYKRQVKWAIDVIARYYRQWKIRQFLLTIPLRLPPNTLSPLSVEWPVAPSFLADASRQLRAIYHRWKCYIYRNSFDQTARNRMREKVTASIIFKDRKASYARSVGHPFVGDYVRLRHNQQWKKVCAETNDQYVVFADIINKIARSSGKFVPILLVLSTSSLLLLDQRTLQIKYRVPASEIYRMSLSPYLDDIAVFHVKASEFGRKKGDFVFQTSHVIEIVTKMFLVIQNATGKPPEIHISTEFEANFGQQTVIFSFKYGGMSDLAQGPPKVTRKANRMEIIV, from the exons ATGGAGCAGGAAATCGGCACCTGGGACTCAGTCCTGCTGGAGAACCTGTCCGAGGATAGCTTCATAAACAACATCCATCAGCGTTACAAGCGCGATCACATTTAT ACCTACATTGGAACTTCTGTTGTGGCTCTGAATCCATATCATCACATATCTGAGCATTCGCTGGACAATGTCCGAAACTATGGCGACAAAGGCATTTTTCAGCTGCCGCCACACAT CTATGGACTTACAAACCTGGCCTACCAGTCGCTCAAGGACCAGAGCGAGGACCAGTGTGTGCTTCTCACGGGTGAAAGCGGAGCGGGAAAAACTGAGACCTTCAAAATGATTGTGAATTTTCTAACCCACATCCAGGAGCAATCGCACTGTCCGTCTACCCCGAACGTTTTGCGCAAGCAGTCCTCCACAAGTTCGGCCACAGGAGCAGTCTTGCACAGTCACAGGCGCGCATCCAGCAGCTGTTCGGGCACTGCCAATTTTATTATCTGTAAGAATCGTGCGGAAAATCCGATTCCAAACACCACGATTTCGAGGCGTCAAAGCCCATCGCCAGGACCATCCCAGCGTTCCAGAACGCAGGAGGAGAGTATCGAGCGCCAGAGCAGACGTCAAATGCGCGAGAAGATAGTGGATTTTGACTTCTCGCACCACAAGAGCAGTGAGAACATAAGCACCTTGCTCGAATCGCACGCCCACCACTTGCATCCGACCAAGTCGTGCTTCAAGCACCAGCAAACACAAGTTCCGCCCGCAAAGGGATCACCCAAATATGCTGCCTACGGAGGCTGTCGCCAGTGTGGTCATAGCAAATGCGTCCGTGCCCAGAGTTTGGAGAAGGAGGATCGGGCGGAGCTGCGTGGCAGCAACAGCCGCCTGTCAACCATCACAAGCAATCACCCTGCCCATCTGCAACGCGGCAGCTGCTCCAACTTAATGCGCCAGCATTCTACGGAAAGTCAACCGGAACGGGAAAGGGATCGAAACTCGCTGATGGGTTCCACGCAGCGCATCTCCCTCTACGATGCACACAAGCTGAGCAAGGTGCTAGGTGATCTGCCGCCCCCGCCGCCGGTGCAGCCCAGCTCCGTTTCGCCTACGCCTTCTGGTACCTCCTCTCTCCACCGGCGGCACAAGTCACCCTCGCAGCGGTTGCGCGAGTGTGTCACCTGCGCAGATGTATTCCTGGAGGCCATGGGCAATGCATGTACgctaaaaaacaacaactccAGCCGATAT ggaAAACTGTTTGATATTGAAATCGATTTTAAGGGCGATCCGATGGGAGTGCACATAACTCACT ACATGCTGGAAAAG ACCCGTATTACGGATACCACCATCGGAGAGCGAAACTTTCACATCTTTTACCAATTACTATTGGGGGCTGATCTCCAGTTGCTAA AATCGCTCAAGCTCTTTCGGAATGTGGAAAAGTATGAACTACTTCGTAATACAACTGCCATGGAAGAAGATCGAATGAATTTTCATTATACAAAA cGTTCTTTGGACGTGCTTGGCCTAAGCTGTGATGAGATCAGCTCGATTTTCCGGGTGATTGCTGTGGTGCTGAAGTTGGgaaactttatttttgtgcctgTTACCAACATTGATGGAACGGAGGGTTGTCAAGTATCGAATGTTTATG AGGTCCAAGAGACAGCGCAGCTTCTTAACTTGGAGGCCCAAGTCTTAATCAATTGCCTGACTCGGGCCAACAGTTCGAACAGTGCTCAAGAGGATGTGGGCAGCGAAATGGATGCCCGGCAAGCGGCCAGCAATCGAAACACTTTGTGCCGCACACTCTACAGCCGCCTCTTCACCTGGCTGGTGAATAAAATCAATGAATCATTAAAGTCGACGCAGCGTGAAAAAAACTTGGCCTTACTAGATTTCTATGGATTCGAAGTACTGGATCACAACTCTTTTGAGCAGTTTGCCATCAACTACAGTGCCGAAAAAATTCATCAG aactttGTTTTTCATGTGCTGCGATCTGAGCAAGAGCTGTACATTCGTGAAGGCTTGGAATGGTCGCGGATTGACTATTTTGACAACGAGTCCATATGCGAGCTGATTGACAAGCCGAGTTACGGCATCCTGAGCCTGATAAACGAATCCCATCTAAATAGCAATGAGTCCTTATTGCTACGAGTGCAACAATGCTGTGCAGGACATCCAAACTTCATGACAAGTGGTAGCAATTCCATGTGTTTTCA AATTCGTCACTTTGCCAATGTGGTCAACTACTCGATACATCGATTTCTGGAGAAAAACACAGACATGCTGCCGAAGTACGTTAGTGCTGCCTTTTACCAGAGCAAACTGTCATTGGTGCAGAGTTTATTTCCTGAAGGAAACCCTCGAAGACAGGCCACCAAAAAGCCCAGCACGTTGAGCTCAAACATTCGTACACAGCTGCAGACATTGTTGGCCATTGTGAAGCATCGACGCTCCCACTACGTATTCTGCATTAAGCCGAACGAAGGCAAACAGTCGCACCAGTTCGATCTGGCATTGGTCCAGCACCAAGTGCGCTACATGTCACTGATGCCATTGGTACATCTCTGTCGAACGGGACACTGTTATCACCTGTTGCACGTGAAGTTTTTTCATCGCTACAAGCTGCTCAACAGTTTGACCTGGCCTCACTTCCACGGCGGCAGTCAGGTGGAGGGCATCGCATTGATCATCCGCAATCTTCCACTGCCCTCCGCCGAGTTCACCATCGGCACCAAAAATGTGTTCGTCCGTAGTCCGCGCACCGTCTATGAGCTGGAACAGTTCCGACGCCTACGAATCAGCGAGCTGGCCGTGCTCATCCAAAAGATGTTCCGCATGTACCACGCCAAAAAGCGATATCAGAGGATGCGGCAAAGCCAGATGATTATCTCCAGTGCTTGGCGGACGTGGAGG GAGTGCCGATTCGGTATTCCCTTTACAGGCCGTAGGCACTTGTGGAGTTTATATCGTGTT GCGCGCGAGGAGTATCGCTCACTGAAGTACAAACGCCAGGTCAAATGGGCCATCGATGTGATAGCTCGGTACTATCGCCAGTGGAAAATCCGGCAGTTTCTCCTCACGATTCCCCTACGGCTGCCCCCCAATACACTCAGTCCGCTCTCCGTGGAGTGGCCAGTAGCACCTTCTTTCCTCGCAGATGCATCGCGTCAGCTTCGGGCCATCTACCATCGCTGGAAGTGCTACATATACCGCAACTCTTTCGACCAAACAGCGCGCAATCGGATGCGCGAAAAGGTGACTGCCAGCATCATTTTCAAGGATCGGAAGGCTTCCTATGCCAGAAG TGTTGGCCACCCTTTCGTGGGAGACTATGTCCGTCTGCGCCACAATCAACAGTGGAAGAAAGTGTGCGCTGAGACCAATGATCAGTACGTAGTCTTCGCTGACATCATCAACAAAATAGCCCGATCGAGTGGCAAG tttgTGCCTATTCTATTGGTACTTTCCACATcgtcgctgttgctgttggatCAGCGAACGCTTCAGATCAAGTACAGAGTGCCTGCCTCGGAGATATACCGGATGTCTTTGAGCCCCTATTTGGATGACATAGCTGTGTTCCATGTGAAGGCG TCTGAGTTTGGGCGCAAGAAGGGCGACTTTGTGTTTCAAACCAGCCATGTCATCGAGATTGTGACCAAAATGTTTCTGGTCATACAGAACGCCACCGGTAAACCGCCGGAGATACACATAAGCACAGA ATTTGAAGCTAATTTTGGCCAACAGACTGTCATCTTCTCGTTCAAATACGGCGGCATGTCGGACTTAGCACAAGGCCCACCTAAGGTCACGCGCAAGGCGAACCGCATGGAGATAATTGTGTGA
- the LOC6501657 gene encoding uncharacterized protein LOC6501657 isoform X3 → MEQEIGTWDSVLLENLSEDSFINNIHQRYKRDHIYTYIGTSVVALNPYHHISEHSLDNVRNYGDKGIFQLPPHIYGLTNLAYQSLKDQSEDQCVLLTGESGAGKTETFKMIVNFLTHIQEQSHCPSTPNVLRKQSSTSSATGAVLHSHRRASSSCSGTANFIICKNRAENPIPNTTISRRQSPSPGPSQRSRTQEESIERQSRRQMREKIVDFDFSHHKSSENISTLLESHAHHLHPTKSCFKHQQTQVPPAKGSPKYAAYGGCRQCGHSKCVRAQSLEKEDRAELRGSNSRLSTITSNHPAHLQRGSCSNLMRQHSTESQPERERDRNSLMGSTQRISLYDAHKLSKVLGDLPPPPPVQPSSVSPTPSGTSSLHRRHKSPSQRLRECVTCADVFLEAMGNACTLKNNNSSRYGKLFDIEIDFKGDPMGVHITHYPYYGYHHRRAKLSHLLPITIGG, encoded by the exons ATGGAGCAGGAAATCGGCACCTGGGACTCAGTCCTGCTGGAGAACCTGTCCGAGGATAGCTTCATAAACAACATCCATCAGCGTTACAAGCGCGATCACATTTAT ACCTACATTGGAACTTCTGTTGTGGCTCTGAATCCATATCATCACATATCTGAGCATTCGCTGGACAATGTCCGAAACTATGGCGACAAAGGCATTTTTCAGCTGCCGCCACACAT CTATGGACTTACAAACCTGGCCTACCAGTCGCTCAAGGACCAGAGCGAGGACCAGTGTGTGCTTCTCACGGGTGAAAGCGGAGCGGGAAAAACTGAGACCTTCAAAATGATTGTGAATTTTCTAACCCACATCCAGGAGCAATCGCACTGTCCGTCTACCCCGAACGTTTTGCGCAAGCAGTCCTCCACAAGTTCGGCCACAGGAGCAGTCTTGCACAGTCACAGGCGCGCATCCAGCAGCTGTTCGGGCACTGCCAATTTTATTATCTGTAAGAATCGTGCGGAAAATCCGATTCCAAACACCACGATTTCGAGGCGTCAAAGCCCATCGCCAGGACCATCCCAGCGTTCCAGAACGCAGGAGGAGAGTATCGAGCGCCAGAGCAGACGTCAAATGCGCGAGAAGATAGTGGATTTTGACTTCTCGCACCACAAGAGCAGTGAGAACATAAGCACCTTGCTCGAATCGCACGCCCACCACTTGCATCCGACCAAGTCGTGCTTCAAGCACCAGCAAACACAAGTTCCGCCCGCAAAGGGATCACCCAAATATGCTGCCTACGGAGGCTGTCGCCAGTGTGGTCATAGCAAATGCGTCCGTGCCCAGAGTTTGGAGAAGGAGGATCGGGCGGAGCTGCGTGGCAGCAACAGCCGCCTGTCAACCATCACAAGCAATCACCCTGCCCATCTGCAACGCGGCAGCTGCTCCAACTTAATGCGCCAGCATTCTACGGAAAGTCAACCGGAACGGGAAAGGGATCGAAACTCGCTGATGGGTTCCACGCAGCGCATCTCCCTCTACGATGCACACAAGCTGAGCAAGGTGCTAGGTGATCTGCCGCCCCCGCCGCCGGTGCAGCCCAGCTCCGTTTCGCCTACGCCTTCTGGTACCTCCTCTCTCCACCGGCGGCACAAGTCACCCTCGCAGCGGTTGCGCGAGTGTGTCACCTGCGCAGATGTATTCCTGGAGGCCATGGGCAATGCATGTACgctaaaaaacaacaactccAGCCGATAT ggaAAACTGTTTGATATTGAAATCGATTTTAAGGGCGATCCGATGGGAGTGCACATAACTCACT ACCCGTATTACGGATACCACCATCGGAGAGCGAAACTTTCACATCTTTTACCAATTACTATTGGGGGCTGA